From the genome of Pieris brassicae chromosome Z, ilPieBrab1.1, whole genome shotgun sequence:
ATACCGAAAATTACATGAATTGCAATGGCTCGTCTACGAACCTTCCTTTTAACCCCAACCAGAATTAATTTAGTTCAAAAcaataacacaaataaaaggATTTCGGTGCTTTTACAAATTAACACAACTTAATGCAAAACATTCTTTCACtccataaaaaattataacgtcTCAACTCTCAACTATAGTATCAACAGTATCGAGACGTCATTCCAGAATAAAGAGAACAGACTACACAAGGTACAgacttgaaaaaatattagatacaGTTAATGAAGATTTTAGATCAATAATACAGTCGTTTGCGTCACCAcagtattcatattttattactgcTCATATCAATTcactatgaaaaaaaattatagtaatttacttaattttcatttaagtaataaattttataaaactatctCACAATAACTCATtagtcacaattttttttaaaatatttatgtgttttcGAAATTTCCTTATGATCTGTGTTATATTTGAAGTTTGAATTTCAAtcttcaatttattaattgaaatacataacatataaattaatacattctATTTGAGTAGACTATTATATCCGtcactattttataaataaaataggggaTCTATGTAATAGGCATGTGGCGGCCAACCTTGACGATTTTCCGTAAGGTAATCTTACCTTCActgaaagaaaacacattttccAAAGTTTTATATTCAACCAAATCCAAGCTCCCTAAATCAACAGCAAAGTTAACGTTGGTGAGCGCTAGTGTTGGAATATTAATAGGTGCCGGCTATGGAGGTTACACACATTACAAagtaaatgtcaaaaaaagaaataatgtcATTGAATCTGATGAATATGCCTTTTTAAAAGAAGCACCAGAATACAAAGCTCATTACAAGGTAAAATATTGcagacttaattttttaatactaatgtTACttggtaaataatttaatgctcttcatatttttaggttttgaATGATACAGACTCTAGCAACTTACaacttattttgtttcaatatcgTACATGCCCATTTTGTTGCAAAGTAAGAGCATATTTGGATGCTAAAGGAATCAGCTATGAAGTTGTTGAAGTTGATGCTGTTCTGCGACAAGCAATTAAATGGTCAGGTTATAAGAAAGTGCCTATTTTATTAGCAAAATTAGAAGATGGTTATCAGGTAGGTACATTTGCATGAAGTTAATGGTAGcaatttttatcaaatgttGATGTTTCAAtgcaatttatgaaatatatattaggaaCACATTCTATATTATGTGACCTGGTATAAGAATGGGGTTTTATCCACTACACctcacaaaatattttttgtaaattaaatttaaaaaaaagtactaCATGCAACTTTAAGTTTGACCTTTTTCCTTTACCTGATGGTGTGGTCAGTTTTAGTTATATTCTATAGCTaatctttataaaatgatAGCCACATCATCAACTATCCAGATCTTACTTTTGAATTTCATtggtttttactttttagcaATTACTTGATAGTACTGCAATTATATCTGTCCTTGAAACATATCTCCGGGATAAACCAATGCCGTTAAGAGacataatcaaatattatcCTGCAACCCGGTATACCAATGATTCTGGAAAAGAAGTTACAGATAtaaccaataaatattttgttatgttaaaTAGTGCAACAagtgaaaaaaagaaaatgattGAAATGtaagtttcataaaaattaatttaataactatgTAATGTGTGCAAGATTGGTAGTGTTAAACCTATTTCTATGGGTCTTATTTACattgtcaatattattatttttttattaatggcactaaaacatttttaggtctgggcctcagatttctgaaccATCTACacataatttcatttacaaaTGAATCTAATGATAGCCTCCCTAAATAGCGCACTATCTATATAGAGATGGTGATTAATGTACATGTATTCTTGTAAtttgcttataaaaataatagtttcttttgttttcagGGAAGAGCGGGACTGGAGGAAATGGGCAGATTCTGTATTGGTTCACACATTGTCTCCTAATGTCTACCGAACCACTGAAGAAGCTATTGAGACATTTAAATGGTTTGAAGTTGTTGGTGGTTGGAGGGAATCTTTCCCAGCTTGGGAAGTTGCACTTATGGTGTATGGTGGTGCAGCTGCCATGTGGATGATTTCAAAGAGGCTTAAAAAGAGGTAAGTGTGattaatctttaaatatgtattaatttcattttattcaagatgtatgtttaaatattataagtattactTACATATGTTGTATTTAAGTATAGTTACTAAAGCAGTATTTCATGAAAGTACCAGGTAGAAATATTTGTTGATATTTGGGAGTATGGTACTCCCTGAACCTTGCTCTAAGATAttgccatttttttttgtaattttgataacttgcaaggtaaaaaaattcaacttccgccttcaaagattttattgattcccgtccaaatggttttttagtaaagggatcaatgaactacctataagatggcaaaagtccATAGATTAATCAATGGTACATACTTTggtcaattaaatatatattatatttataaaaaaattactttttctttCTCACATAAAagacgccaatttcatatatatacctaatattagtatagatgagatgatattattaaattatctgaGATGATGAGGCCTACTTAAAATCGATTCTATAATTAGCAgaataatcttattttttcaGACATAACATTAAAGATGACGAGCGTCAATCATTATATGATGCAGCCAATGATTGGATGTCGGCAATTCAAAAGAAAGGCACTGTTTATCTTGGTGGTGATACACCTAATTTGGCAGATATAAGTGTATTTGGTGTACTGTGTAGTATTGAGGGATGTCGAGCTTTCGCAGACTTAAGGCAAAACACAACAATTGGTAATTGGTTTGATAATATGAAGAAACACTTGGAGACCACTAAAGGGAGGGTTATAcctctttaataaaatattttatggcaCATAATGTTCTATGGACATTCATAGAGTCCTCAAATATGTTTTCCATCTTAAATACAGCTATTATAATCAATTTGATTTGTCCAGAATAAATATACCATTGTAAATGTTGAACTTATGTGCATTACACAATCAATTAAATACTTGTGATAAGGGATCCACCTGGGTCGGCGCTTGGGTCATGATGTGGCCAgttttcatttctttttccATCATCATTATTTTAAGAGATATCTCTACGTGTGCATGGGTGCActatacagaaaaaaaatcatacagtAATTGTGTGAATCATTTAAGTTATcatgaaaacaaaaaagcCTTATGAATAATGGACTTTTAAACATCTATTCTTGAGATTGAGCACTATGGctatttagtattatatttataattaatgtatagttCTAGTTTCAAGTTCGCGAGCCTTGTATAAGAAAGCGAGCATGTAgtgtatatttcataaaattaaaccaTAAGCATGTTCAGTTGAGttcagataaaaaatatttgttaaagaaattaaGTTTTTGGGGTACACAATGAGTTGTATTTCTGTCTACATACCTTGATTATAACCTACATATGTACATTAGATGtagttaaatgaataaatgtaaatttgtaaccgctgttttaattatacactAAGTGATGTCCGTGACTGCGTTCTCTTGCTTACCAGTTCTTGAAAGAAAACCTTGAGGCATATTACGAAGTTTCGGACCGAAACCGAACAATGACAAACTTCGTATTAAACCCTATTTACTAAAGCACTTCGGATCCGAATAGTACCATACGATGTACATATTTCATTTCGTTtaaagatttgtatttttttgtgaataatggtttaagtattgttaaaaatgattatcgatacttttatatttttacatgtcAAAAAATCCAGAGTGTGTAAAAATCTTTTAGTACAGCCCACATCAGCAGTGTACCAGCAACACAACCAAGAAGCCTGAGCCTATTcccaaaaatacataacaagGGTCTTTAACAATGCTCAAAGTAGTAAACAGCTACTTAGAAAACAATGTAATGTTAGTTAGTTgttgattataattttgtagaggatataaatattacttacggAGACGAATACACAAGACACAAGCAAAGAAGAAAAACAAGATACTAGTAGGCATTCTGGCAAAGTTACtatcaaatatatagataacaatttttaagattttttattaaaatctaaaagcCCACTGCTACaaaggaaataatattattttgtgattaTGAACTTTTTTTAGTAAGTATTACCGAAGTGTATAATCAAAATTGCTACGTGAGTACAGTCAATGCAACCCCATATGCCAGGGAATACTTTAAAAAGaactatataaaataccaACTTAATGCAGATTACCTATGCTATATCAAGCAAAACCATAATGGCTTATGAGCAGATCactctaattaaaaattcacaaGATTAACTGACTTACAAAAGACTAATCGAagtaaaatcattaaataaataattatctgcAAATGTGTGTGACCTACCTCTACCTTTTCTTTATGCCAAGGGTTCTATAAGTTGCACTAACCAAAAATAGGGATTTCatcaaaaactatatattcattttaatctttatttaatgtcATTTTCCGTGGCCAGTTACAGAGGctgatttataattaatagtataggcgacataaattacaatttgtcATAGCTCTGACAAAagttcattatatttaatacaataacaaattaaagttaataatataacttaactTAAGAATTTAATTGATTGGAATCTTGTCTACACACCCAatgactaaatatatataatgtattttattcatgctataatatagaatctattaatttttcaagTTCTTAATCAGTTAAGCTtcacatttatacaaattcaaaCCAAGCtctaaaaagttatataataaatattttgtattcatcTGAGTGTCTCTTAGATATTAAATCTATAGtgtagaattaatttaataaatacttgattatttgaaaataattgtgttctCTCCAAAATGTGAACACCAGAAGCTATTATAGAATAAAGTCCTAAACCAATAACATAATGCTTACAGGTTGCATAAATCTAAAACAAAGACAGTTCCATCGTTACCACTTGCACCAACCTTGGTGCCTCTTGAATTCCAAGAAACTGCAAAAATACCGCCAGTTCCCTTGTATGAGTGAACAAGAGATCCCGTTTGAGTGGACCAAATATGAATCCATTTATCAAATGATCCACTTGCCAAGAACTTTCCATCTGGAGAAAAGGCAATACTGTATACAGGTTCCATATGTTTTGTGAGTGTGTGAACACATGCACCTATCTCCGGATCCCAAAGACGCACAGTGGAATCAAAAGAGGCACTTGCTAATATTAAGTTCATGTTGGGGTTCTGAGTTTCTGGTCCAGTGGGTGACCACTTAATTGTGTAGATTTCCTTAGAATGAGCTTTTAAGTCGTGGACACAGGTATCACGCTCCATAGACCAAATCTTTAACGTCGAATCGTCAGAACAAGATGCAAGAAGCTGTCCTTGGGGATCCCATTTAATAGAGTTAACTTCATTCTGTAAAATATGCCACATAAGGTTATATCAGCAAGACTTATTTATTAGGATGaagaattatttcaaatacaaattaaaatagaaatattgaaaaataatacatactgTGTGACCTAAGAAACTCTTAATTGGTTTATCAACATTCAGATTACACACTTGAATGGTCTGATCTGTTGAACAGGATGCAAATGATGTATCAGTTTGCCAATCTACATctagagctggtgctttaTGAAAGTGGAACTGTTCAGCGCATTGTCCTGAGGCAGCGTCCCAGACAATAGTTGTACTGTCAACCTGAAATGTAAAATGTTACAATTTTCTGGCCATGATTATAATGCTATAgctttaatagaaaatagatataatttaaaataaatattaatcaacTAAGCTAGCACATAATAtgctaaaataacaaaaaatcttcTATTATTGAttcttgttaaaataaaaagaatatcattaaaatgaGTCTTATTTTCTTGTCACAGGAACATTTTCTAACATACAGGAAGCTGTTAGATTTTTGAAGACAAAACAATCAAACATACAATATATGGCAtacgaaaatatttacacccataaaatatctaataatattatgacactCAGCTTACCCCTGCACTCAATATATAATTGCCTCTTTTATTCCATTTTAAAGCAAAAATTGGTCCTTTATGTTCAGCTAATGTTGAGACCAGTTTCCCATCGGTTGTCCAGATACGGGCATAGCCATCATAAGAACCAGTGGCTAATAGAGTACCATCACactaaatgaaaaatacaaaattatgacCTGAATGtgtttatataaactattgatataattaggtatcataatgattaaaatggaaacaatatagtaaattatacaaacattCCAATCAAGAGATGTGATATCCTTATTACTTGGTACTTCTGCTTCTTCTCTTTGAATACAGTGCTTTAATATAAGGTGATTTGGAATAGTTGTTGGATTATCAGACATATCCCAAATTCTGAAATTATGTAACAAGTCTGTATTTCCTTACATTTATCACATAATACATCATAACCACGACATAGTCATTAAGggatgataaatatttttatactatagGAGGACAAACAAGCTTGCGGGTCAAGCAGTAAGAACCAGCCCACAAACACCACACTTACACAGTGCACTTGTGAAACAGGGATGCCAATCAATTATTAACTTGATCGCAAGCAAACAAAGAAAATGATTGACTAATGTTATTGACTCTGTAATTATATGacattatatgaatattatactTGTTTGTACTGTCtatcttcataaaaatatgttttaattacctATGTCAGTAAGagacttaaattaaaacataaggATATTATACAACTAACCTGGCTGTGCTGTCTCCAGAAATACTTGCTAATAGATCCGTGCTAGGATTCCAAGCACAAACAAACACCTCAGCCTCGTGACCTATTAGTACTGTGGCTTTACTAGGTGGTATTTCCATAGATTGATCGGTCTCCATGCTTTTAGGGGCCCTTGGGTTTTCAGCTCCACCAGTAGTAGTTAGAGCTGTGCAGGTAGGAACCTAGAGGTATCAATTTGATTATGTAGAGATATAACATTTAGAAGCtaacaacaaaaaattctGTAATGCAAACCTCTTCTTCATTAGCTTGTTTCTCAGCAATGCGTGCCTGTTGACGTGCGACCACAATATCTGGTGTGATGGAATCTATTAGACTGAGACTTTCAGTGAGTCTGGTTTcaaaacctaaaaaatatttcagtagctataaattgtattacttAATATCTTGAGAAGAGCTGCTGGAGGTGCGACGGCTCCATTTTATTGCTTTGTGAAATTATTGATCGAATCAAAACTTTTGCCGAAGACAACATTAATCAACAACTAACAAGTCTGTCAACATTATCGATCTCTTGTAAGTATCGGTATACGATTTTGAATAATTCACTGCGTGTATAGAAAATCAATCAGTACATAAGATTTAATCACTGTGTccattaatttaactaaataaaaagtttaaaacaaatatgatattattattgtcaaacTGTGGTTAGTCGCTACACGAATAATATGTCCTTAGTAATCTGTTAGAGAAAGGTTCTCGAAGTACGGTGAATGTCTAAGACACCTAACAGTCTGTTGTGTgtgtctagcgttgtcgtgaagcagCAGTGGCCTAGAGCGATAACCCGCCTAGGTTGCTTAGCAGGCAGACATAAGTGATGGTATCCCGTTACCATCACCGTCGGAAGAGCAGGAAACATACACTTACTTTTAAGTAAGCTATGATAGTTCCGTGCCTCGATGCCTCGCGCTCCGCGTTTTATCTCCTCATCAGACCGACTCTCTTGAAAGGCCGGGATACATTCctgaaaaaaagaaattccTGACTAATCTTGCAGTTATTAATTcctttaattattcttaactTAGTTGGCCATAACCATTTTAATGGCGTTtttctgtttgttttattttttctaataggcaaataagTGCTCAGTAGAGCCTGATACATGTCGACATTTTTAGTCAAGTGGATTTAAATGTATGAGATTGTAGTGTGTAATTACTAATTGCTAATCTTGTAGTGCATATTCAGTGACGTCGAAgagtaaaaatgtttattttttgacaCTTTATGACACGCTGCCATCCGGGTTTACGTCGCAAGTAAAGTTGTCCGTGAATTTTAGTATCATGGATTCTACCCAGACTAAGGAGTAGACTATCATAGCCCAGATAGCTGCTGGTAATGGGAATAATGATGCGTCTTCTGAGCAGGGCAACTCCAGCATTAACACAACAAACATCCTGCTCACCCTTATCACAGTTGTCCTCATGCGGCGGCATGCTATAGTATTTGTAACTTTTATAAggagttaatataaaatgcataGAGAAAAAGATGAACTACAGGCCCTTGTCGACAGGCTTTAGTATAATTCAAGAGGCTCGCTTCTTTTGGTGTCGGTGCCGAACCCGTGTAagtgaaaaagaaaatttaagaagaaAGTGATAAAGTGCAGTGAGATAAAAAAACCTATAAGAATTAGAGTAATCTACAAATGCTACATAACTATAAAGTGAATCTAAtcagtttataatataatatattaataaaaatcaataacatttttaggttattttttaatgcatattttatttattacaagtaaGTAATTAGgtaagattttattgaataatatgtaACTTAGTTTAAATCGTGCACGACGACTCACCGAACTCGATATCCTGCGCCGTATGTGGGTTGGTGTCGCGATGCTTTCTTTGTTTGAGCGGCAATTCAAGGAATGTTGTATGAAGTgaaggaaaaataattattagttgcTAAGATGAtgcaattgttttttatgtattatttttagattataaCCGATGATTTAGAATGTATAACAATTTGGTGGATATTCGCAAATAGTTAATTCAGAAGCGACAACTTAGGTTTCGAGTCCTAcggcaataaataattacaaagaggctgaaacattattttgctcgatttctatattataaatttaagcaTGATTTAAAGCCTGAATCAGTGACTGAACTATCCAccgattataataatattgagaGTGCATTTTTAAAGATTAGTCGACTTTGTACTTCCGTATCAGCGTGCAACTTAATTCCGCTTATGGATGGTAAGGAGGTCACAACAAAGCGATTGATTGATGCAGTGGAAATGTATGCGGACATTTTAAAAGACCCGGGAAAAcgtcttttaataaaattcgtaATAAAGCGTCGGCTTTCTGAGAATACTAAGCTCCGTTTACCGAAGACATATGAAACAGTTCCTAATTTAGTACAGAATTTGTGTGACCACAAAATATCTTACCACTATTCAGTCCGTCTCCAAAATATGAACCAAGGCTTTAGGACAATTGACGAGTATGGTTCGGAATTAGAACAACTTTTTACTGATTTACTATCTCGCAGGCTGACGGAGATTTGTCAAAGTTTGCAATTCCCAAGAAATTAAATGAGAAAATGGCAATTAAGAGATTTTCAGatagattaaaaaattcaaggCTCAGCACGATCGTGGCCGCCCGTGAATATAGTACTCTCAAGGAagcaatatacaaaataaagaagCCATAACTATAGCAAGGttgtttatacaaaatttggTTTTACGTTTTGCAATACCTAAGTTATAGCTACTCATAGAGGTTCagagtttattttaactaGTATGGTCAAAAGttgcaaattattaaaaacagaaaaaatattttcagtataCCACCATCAATCAATCGGTTCTCTCGAGAATACACACACGCATTTAAGCGCGTTTCTGACAACGTCTGGCAATAAAGGCTATAATAGTCACGCTGAATACCGTTTTGTTTCAGTTTCAATAATACCGTTCACTCGGAAACGAAGTACACGCCCTGTAACATTCTCACTCATATTAAGGATTGTAATAGATTAGATCCATGGTATAATGGTATAACCCTAATGATTACTCTTTAGATTTAAGATATAGGCTAGATATAGATAGCACTTAAGGAAGCTAAACATAATTTAGAAACCAGTAAGGAAAATAGAAAGCTAGTGTACGATAAGAAACTTATAccttaattaagttttaatcaaaaatgaaaaaaatcggatgatatttttaaaggccCTTCTGTTGTGTTAGAGGATGTCAAGATTCTATATGGGAATAAAATTGAGTTCATAAAGATACAACTAAGTTATATCATAGTTCATACTTTTGTATctttttataatctttattgttGTCTGGTGGtgcgataaaaatatatataagagcTCTATATTTCAGATTGGTGTAGTGGAAAGGATTCAAATGTATGTGAGATTGTAATGtgtaactaataattttacaataagagttagatttatattatacgtCGAAGAGTAAagatgtatattatttacttcaaAGGTTTGAACTAAGCTtcaaggatgagagttgcacaaAACCACAAGGTTTTACTATAAAACCTCgattcaaattcaaaagtGAAATCATGAAAAAGTTCCAATTTTTCATCATATGCGATTGCACCACTCAATAAAACCCTTGGTACATACCAGAACTGGCAAAAGATAAACGGTCACAGTGTGAGGCGTCAATAGATCATGGCACAGTCCTAGCGGCTTCAGTAATTGCCATACAGCCCCCACTTTGCTCTCGCCCGAAGTGGACATCTCTAGAGAAGACGGCTGATCAGAGGGAGACGACATCGAACCctgaaataaaacttttattaacaacaaatttttgtttgaaacCATTGAAACTTCATGACCTCAGAGTTTCAAAGTACTTTAAAATTCTGAATATTAggatactttttaaaatcttaactTCGAATTCCAAATGCAATATgctaaaaataaatccaaataTTTTGGGATGGGTCTGGATCCTTGCTGCCCATTGCCCCCTTTGTAGAAATATGTAGTTGGATAGAATATATACCTCAATGCTGCTGATCATGCTATCGGTGACATCCACCTTCAGATCTTCACAGTCAGTGATCTCATTGATGAAGTCCTCTTCGTCCACGGATGTTGTCAATTCTGCACTTTTGAAACCCATTATGATTTCAAATCGTTCCCTTATTTTAGCGAACCCACCGGCCTGGCCAAatctaaaacattatatatatattatatttattttaatttcctttGACCGTGATCGTTGGCGTTACTTAAGTGCTGTTCGAGAACGTCAAGACATCTGGAAGTtattctaatttattattataataataatattttatatggatTGAAAATCTCGAAGTCAGTAGTTCACTAAAGTTTAGACTTTTTATGTAGTTTCCACACAAATGGTGTTGTAACTAATACAACAAAATgatttactatttatgaatTGAATTGATATCTTTTGTACCAAaagaattatatatgttaataagcGAACTTTAGTAAAACTTCAGGTTTTTCTATCTTGTATTTGACCCGATGTCACGATTGTTTCCttataatcataaaacatgagatttattatattgagtaATGCCgctaataaaatctaaattaaggCATTGAAACacctaaacatttttttataaaacacgtCAAGTTAGCtttccaataaaaaaacaacattataatCAACAATTCGCCCCAGACAAACACACAGACACGTAAAACTTACAACATTCCTCTTATTAAGTAAgggataaaaacaaatatgcaTTGTTGTACTCGTGAAGTCGCATATTAGagacatataattaatatatctaaataacTGACCATATTCCCTTGAGAGTTAGGAAAATATTCAGCATTCATCTTTGGTcagaatgaaattaaaaagaagtCTACAGATCATTAAGGCAATGGTTGAGGaataatagaaatacatacacattAATAAGATGAACTAGCCATCCTTTGGGTGACCTGTGATCTTGTGACTTAGCATAAACCTCTATTTCTTGGCCGTTGTCCGGTGAAGATGTTGTAAGCCCTTCACATGTTCTTGTCGCGTTAAATGTGTGATatctacaattttattttatttttacataatataaatttgttttgagtGTGAACATCCGTTAGACATCACAGACCATTGAaagaaataagtaaaaatagaggacaccgtgagtcatttctgcaaaaacccgtcatcttttagtcgataccaactccggggaaataaatacagataacacaactttctctacagctgtgatacttttgacattcaacaccttttgttttcagtcaccgtgaccacgcacgctacAGCACGTCAAACGTCggaaagatttaaatttaaaattatgtaaataattataagtttataataatacacacagctttaatccggttaaaaattgttttctttcaatgtgtaaaagctatgttaaccaaaaaCAATACTATCACATACCATTGTTAGTTTGCAAGTGccatacaatttaaatgtatgcATTCCCTGGGAACGAAACACCAAAccttcaaatttaataaactatgaTAGAAACAGAAATAGTAAAAAGTcatatgttatatgttttatttattatgtttttatctgtccttaacttttttaacaattcaataaaaaaatataataattgttttgcaaTATGCAATGACCTAATGActtaaatgtacatttaataCATTCCACATAATCACTTACTTATTGTAAGGATTTAATGCCATAGAAAGAAGATTCAAGAATCTAGGATCATCAAGTTTCATGGCAC
Proteins encoded in this window:
- the LOC123718896 gene encoding prostaglandin E synthase 2; protein product: MWRPTLTIFRKVILPSLKENTFSKVLYSTKSKLPKSTAKLTLVSASVGILIGAGYGGYTHYKVNVKKRNNVIESDEYAFLKEAPEYKAHYKVLNDTDSSNLQLILFQYRTCPFCCKVRAYLDAKGISYEVVEVDAVLRQAIKWSGYKKVPILLAKLEDGYQQLLDSTAIISVLETYLRDKPMPLRDIIKYYPATRYTNDSGKEVTDITNKYFVMLNSATSEKKKMIEMEERDWRKWADSVLVHTLSPNVYRTTEEAIETFKWFEVVGGWRESFPAWEVALMVYGGAAAMWMISKRLKKRHNIKDDERQSLYDAANDWMSAIQKKGTVYLGGDTPNLADISVFGVLCSIEGCRAFADLRQNTTIGNWFDNMKKHLETTKGRVIPL